The nucleotide sequence GGAAGGCTCTTTTATCAACCATAACCATCAACTTGCTTGTCCCTCTGAAGAGTAAAATTGCATTTGGCATGGTTTTATCACATTGCATTCAGCAGCTGCAAATGGGGCCCTGAAGCATGTGATAATAAAAAGAACAAACTGTACAATGCTTCATTTCTCTGAGCAATGAATCCTAGCAGTTCAGTGACATAAACAGAATTTCACCTTCGCCTCTTCCACCATACGAGCCTAGCAGTGaagctttttatttcctccttatGCAATGAGAATGAGAGAAAACACTGTGCTGGTGAAGCTGGGATGTTATAACCATTAAGAAATCTGCAAATTAGaattcttcccctcttcctgtAGGCTTCATCatcctgtttaaaaaaaaaaagtcacaacaCACACACCTCCCCCATTTCTCCCAAAAAAACAACTCCCTAGTTAGGAAAATGGCTCACACCTGATGTAATTTCATAGCATTTCTCTTCTTGGACTGCCTAGTTATTCCTAATAAACTTGGGTTTATTGCTATGTATATGTATGCTCCTCAATAAATCTCCTTTCACCATTGTAGGACATCCTGTCCAGGTGCTCTTCGTGGTATGTGTTCCAGACTGTTGTGTTAGCCAAAGTTGTccttgaggagctgctgcttggggcAGATAGCCTCTCAGTAGCCACAGCATTTATGGAAGGAACACAGAGCTGGAGGGGCCATAGTTTGTAAGCGTAACTATTGCCCACAGAGCATCTATCCCAAATGTGAACTTTCATTCACCTTAGAGTTAAGCCTGCTCTCTTGTATGGTCTTATGTGAGTGATACATTTGATTTTACTTTCTTTCTGGATTTAATCTATGTTCCCCAAAAGTACTGCTTAGTTTTACTGGGGAGCCATTTAGATATTATTTGTTTATAATTTTCAGGTGATGTTGACAAATTACCTTTTGTATTAAGCAGCAGTGTTACATGCATGTGTTCTTTTTTAGATACATATATTGTGATGAAATTGATTTGGCTGCAGATACCGTCCTGGCCACGCTTTACGCTGCCAAGAAGTATATCGTCCCTCATCTTGCCCGTGCCTGCGTCAACTTTCTAGAGACAAGTCTAAGTGCAAAGAATGCCTGCGTGCTGCTTTCCCAGAGCTGCTTGTTCGAGGAACCTGACCTGACCCAGCGCTGTTGGGAAGTGATTGatgcccaggctgagctggcttTGAAGTCTGAGGGATTCTGTGACATTGATTTTCAGACACTTGAAAGCATTCTCCGAAGGGAGACTCTGAATGCCAAAGAAATTGTTGTGTTTGAAGCAGCTCTGAACTGGGCTGAAGTGGAGTGTCAGCGACAAGAGCTAACGGCCACCATCGAGAACAAGCGCAAGGTCCTGGGGAAGGCTCTCTACTTGATACGCATCCCTACCATGGCACTCGATGACTTCGCCAATGGTGCCGCTCAGTCCGGGATTCTGACGCTCAATGAAACCAATGATATCTTCCTCTGGTACACAGCTGCCAAAAAGCCAGAGCTGCAGTTTGTAAGCAAGCCCCGGAAGGGCCTCGTTCCTCAGCGGTGCCACCGCTTCCAGTCCTGCGCTTACCGCAGCAACCAGTGGCGCTACAGGGGCCGGTGTGACAGCATCCAGTTTGCAGTTGATAAGAGAGTGTTTATTGCTGGCTTTGGACTGTATGGTTCCAGCTGTGGATCAGCAGAGTACAGTGCCAAGATCGAACTCAAAAGACAAGGAGTTATCCTAGGCCAGAACTTGAGTAAATACTTCTCAGATGGTTCTAGTAACACTTTTCCCGTGTGGTTTGAATACCCGGTGCAGATTGAGCCTGACACCTTTTACACGGCTAGTGTGATTCTGGATGGTAATGAACTCAGCTATTTTGGACAAGAAGGGATGACAGAAGTCCAGTGTGGGAAGGTGACTGTTCAGTTTCAGTGCTCTTCAGACAGTACAAACGGCACTGGGGTACAGGGAGGGCAAATTCCCGAACTCATATTTTATGCTTGAATGACAATGTGCGGAGACAAGGCATTTTGCTATGAAGAACCTGTCTGGTTCAGGCCTACTGACACTTAGCTTTTTATCTGCAGATATGTGATCAGTACAGGTAATATGTAATTAAACGCTGTGGGCAAGTTTCTGGCTTGCTATACTTATAGCATTGTTGGTGATTAAGTGTGATATTTAAACTGGAAGCTCTTAGGAGCAAGCAAGTTTTAAAGGCTTTGTAAGAGTGGTGCCTCTTTGCTGATGATGCTGACTCTTCGATGCACCTGTGAATCATGAGAGGATGTCCTCCTATCTCACTAAACACTGTCTTCATtgatctgttttctttttccatttcctgCTTCTAGCTTGTAATTATTTGGGGAGGTTGGGGTTGAAAATGAAGAGCCTTGTTTTACAGCTCTCTCTTCTGTCTCCTCTTCAGACTTTAGGGATTCCAACAAACTGAGCTGCTTTTGATCATGGGAGCTGAAAGAAATGCTTCAGTTGTAAACAGAAAAAGCATAGGTTTAAACCTTCATCTTGTGAGATTCTCCTGTGGCCAGCTGTTTGGGACGGCTGCAGGGGAAGATGGAGGGAAACAAGCAGCTTTCAGGAAGCTATACAGCATGCTGACCATGTCCACAGTGTATGGACATGTTTACAGCGGGCTTGGCAAATTGCCCTCAGAGTTCATTTTCTAGAAGTCCCACCTCAAAGGCAAGGAAGTACTTGCCCATGTTCAAATCGTATATGCAGCTCTTGAAACTCTACCCCCGTGACCTAGTTTTTGCTACATTGAAGTCAATTTTCTAtttaaatggctttttttttttttttttgaacccTTGCTAAATAAATAGAAATTGACATCATTCAGTGCAGGAGGgggtttttaattattattttgagttggtttcttttttgtttcttttttttttttcacttcctcCTAAACATGGTGGaagcagagaaacaaaagaATGTACCAGTCCTGCCttgaacttctttttttctgcaaaatGAGATCAATTCTTTTTATTACTGCACATTATCAGTAGAAATACAGACAAAGACAGGAAGATTCCCAGCTGTGGTCATATTATGCTTAGTATATATCATCAGATGacatggaggaggaagaagtctTTAATGTGCTAATATTGGATCTCTTATAACTGCTTATGGTTACACTTCAGTTGGAGGGTTGTGGTGCAGAACTCTGTGTctgattttgggggggttgtggtggttttttggggttttttgtttgtttgtttttaagttcCTGTCATATGTCTGTATCATTTTTAGAAAAGAATTAGGGATCATGACTCCATTACCCAGTAAGGAGACCACTTTAAATAAGAAATACAGGTACTGTTTAAAGATAAGAAAAACCTTCACCATTGCATTGGGCCAGTTGCTTCTCAGAGGGACACTACCTATTGTAAAGCATCTCATTCTCATTTCATCTCTGAAGTGGCTTCTGTTTGTTCTGTGTGTTTTAACGAAATGAGAGGACCAAATGATTCTTTTGACAGGCTGAAGATTAATGTTATAGTCTATCAACACATTAATGTAACATAACCCTAAATTCACTTGTCAGTtttgtaataaaaatatttttctcataTGATTTCTTACCAGTTTAATACTATTACTTTAAGTGTTTCTTGACGGTTTGAATCCTGGCCCATCACCATCATAAAGTGTCAATACATCTTTACTGTCTCAAGTAGAGAAAACTGGAGCACAGATGTCAAGTTTGTGGCCAAAGCCCAGATCTTCTTTCTAGGTAACAAAAGGAGAGCCTGGTGAAAAAAATGCCCTGCAAGATCTATGATTTTCACCCATCTTAGTGTTTAATGTTTTATACCCATacatacatatgtgtgtgtgtgagcaacATTCTTTCTGAAATGTAAATGCCCTcaaaatacacagaaaaatgttttggtCTTTTGTAACAGATGTACATAATCCAGGCTGTTAGTGAAATCTAAACAGAATGCTACATGGAAAACTCccagagagattaaaaaaaaatccctccagTTAATTATATTTAGATCTGCAGCCTAAAATTGAGCATAATTTTATGGACGGGAGGAAGAGTTGCTGTAGAGTCTGCAAAAAGGACTTGTGAGATTGTGATGAGGTCATCTACTTTTAGGCAACAACTGAGCAGCAGTTCCATTTACTTAAATACATTTGAAAGCAGAGACAGTAATCAGCTGATGAAGTTTTCTTACGGCAAGCAGTTGATGTAGATGTATATACTCTGAGTGATGATCAGAATGACAAGTTACTTGCAGTAGCAAGCTGCATTCtcagtttggaaaaaaaacaggtGGTTCAGCTGGTGGGACAGGACTGTACTGCACTGCGATAGCTAGGCTTGGGTTctcactttttaaaatgtattatttGCTTTTTACTTACCTGCCAATAGAGGTGAGATTTCTACTACCTTCCCTGGCTGGAATGGATGTTGGGAGATCAGAATACTGTGTAGCTGTAATGAGTAGAAAATGAGCTGttgtttaattattattttttttatttgctacttttctgaaatgtttttgATGAAGTAGGATGAAAGCAATCTCTAGCTTGTTTCTCTGAGTCCATTCCAGGTTTTAGGAGCTGGTGCATGTAAATAATCAGTGTGGGGTTAAACGTAAGCACTGCAAAACACCTTATGATGCTTATAGCACAACTTGGTTTTGGATGCTTCTTGATGCTAACAAGTACTGGCATATAAGGTGGCCAGTGCCAGTCACCTTAGGACATCAGGGCACTTAAGTAGGTGTCTAAGTATGGATTTGGTTGTTCTTTAGCAGTGGCATACAAGCTTGAATACATTGATTGACACTTTGAAAGTATCAGCTGTATCAACCTGGAAGGTGAGCATAATGTTAATAGAGAGCCTTCCATCCTTCTGTCTTAAACTGTACCTGGCCATCTTTGCTACTTTTAtgtttgcttttcctgctgAGTGGAATCTGTGATAAGAAAGTATAGTGGAATATACTTTCTGCATATCTAAAATAGTGTTTAAGTAAACATTTTAATTTCTACATGCTTGTTGCACTGAACTGGTttgggatttatttttgttattatttgttGTGATAAACTCAGCTACCTTCAGGTCCCGGCACCCATTTGTGCTGGAGCAGTGTTTGATCTTAGCAGGCTTACAGCATTATTTATAAAGGACAGATATATATAAATATGAAGTACCTCATGTTGAATGTTATTGTACTGTATCTTTAATGTCACAGTGCAGATCTTGTTGGACTCATGAATGTGAATGATCACGTTAAACATACAAATAAAAGTGGTTCGTAAATGGTTGTTTCCTGCAGTATCTTTGAAGCATGAGCTGTGAAAGCCTTTACTTTGTTAGCATTTCTGTTGTTGTACAGTTGTGCATAGACAGTTGTTGAGCTTATGTATTCAGAGATCATTTGATCCCCAAAGAAGTAAAagtctaaggaaaaaaaacaacaaggaaGAACAATGGAAATGTTAATCAGTTACATTGTGAAAAGGTCGACGATTAAGCTAATGAGCTAGAGTGAATGAATTCATTTATGTGCTTTATGAAAGACCTTGCCTGCTAGCATTCGTATTTTAATGTTCTGTTAATACTATAAAGCCTGTGAAGATGAAGGGGGAAGGTGTCATGTTTATTCTGAATGAGAGTGGGCAGGGGAAAGGTGATGGTTTTCAGTCTCTGCTGTACCAGAATACCGGACACAGTTAGGGCCAAGAGACTGCTCTCTGCTTGAGTTAGTTATGGAATATGATTCAGAATTCTGACTGGTTTTGTACTTAACAGTTTTCTTACAGGAGCTTTGAAACAccattttaaatgcttttatgGTCAGTGAAACTGAAGCTCCGCTTCCGTGATGTCTATTTCCAAAACCTTTCAGTTACTACTAGCTAATGATGATAAATACTCCACAGTGTGATACAGGCACATGAAGATTTGATTGAGGAAGTCTTTCCCAATAAGAACAGTACCTTCAAACTTCATCCAAAATTCTGATCACATTTACAAACTTCAAGCTTGTCACTTTTGGGAAGTTGTTGTTTTAGAATTCTGCAGTACTTGGTACCACTACATTCTTAGTTCAAATTCTCCTAAGTGCCCAGTGCTTCTGTTTACTTTGGAGCTGGCTTCAAACAGGAACTGTCTTGTGCCTTGCTCTGTACTAATAACAGCAGCTTTTTAATGTGTGGTAGGTATTAGTGTGATTCAGTGCAGAAaggaccccagcagcagcagtctagCTATGTGTGTTAGAGAAGATTGGCGCTGCTAGCGGCCTCGTTTTCTCTGCTAAATAGGTAAGAGCTAGGTGGACAAGATGAATGGCATATCTCATCCAGATGGACATTCACTGTTTCTGGCTGAAATCTGACAAAAGTATAAGGACACTTACTTTGGAAATTGATGTTAGGGATATCTGTGTCGCTCTCTAGCATTGTTCAGTGAAGCAGAGAAGCATCTGTGTATTTTAtactagggaaaaaaagggggttgaagtggaagggggaaaaaagtggtaggatgtttctgggtttgagaggaagaggagcccAAGAGCTGAATTCAGTTGTTTGTCTCGCAGGTAAGACTCTGCTTGGTAGAAGACTCTCTTCCCACTTGGTTGGACGCTCCTCAGGAGCTGACAGACACTGCCTCTCACAAAGGCAAGGTCACATCTAAAATAAGCTCTTTTGACTGCTCAGCTCTCAGGAGTGCAAACTCAAAAGTTGgcttgttttttggggttttgttctggtttggggtttttttttgctgctgataGGCAAGACTACTCTTCCTACAGTAGGGGACAAGCTTGTGCTTCCTCAAAAAGCTGCTAGAGACTGCTGTAAACAGGAGAGTCTTTTGTGACCTCCCAAGCTCAGCAGTCAGTGGAATCTGAGatcctggcacagaggtgaggtaGGAATTCAAGCCTTTAGCAGTACTTGGCTGCTGTGAAAAGCAGTGGCCTTTAAGCCTGCCACAATTGCAAACAAATCAGTGGGGAGCAATGCAAGGAGCTGCTTTTTCACATGGTGGTATGGCCATGTTCAAAACTGAAATGGCTTTTTGGCATTCTGCTCCATTTCCAGTAGTCtgactttattttcttcccaatACTTCCTCCTAAAGCGAGGCCCTGGCCCAACTGCAATCAGTAGGATTTGCTCTAGTGACCTCAATAAACCCAGAGTTTATTTGCAGTGTTCAATTTGTGTGGTTATTCCCAAAACACAATTTCCcccaaaaaaggaaattaattttgaaATCCCTCTGTAATCTGAGTCGCTAAAATACAGGTAGAAACCTTTCCATTAAATTGTACAAAAGTCCTGTTCACCAGATTTTATGTGCCTACCTCCAGGCTTTTGTGGCAGTTTCTTTATCCTCAGCCATGAATCTATGGGCAGCAGGGTAAATCTGTATGGGGCTTTATGTAGATTTGTAAGATTTGTGTATGGATTTCGTAGCACAGAAGATGCATAATAAGGATAAAGTATTTTTACTATTAGAAAGTGTATGCAAATTGCTCACAGTCTGTTCAGGAtagaggaaaaccaaaacaaagctatTTTGCTTGAAGGCTCTGATATTTTGAAAGAGCTTATTGAAGACTGCCAAGCTTGTTGATAACATCAGAAATGTATGCATATTAAGACTTTAATTGGAGCATTTTAAAATTGACTATTTAATTGTTTTCTATAGACACAGATAATATATCTGGCCTTCAGGGATCCTCCATCCCAGTCCAATGAGGCTTACATTTGAACAGATAGTAGCAAATGCAATTTTCTAGATCTCATTTTAAAGCTTCACAGTCATATTAAGTGCTGCTTGGGGAGCATTGAGCATTATGAAAATAGCCGTGGCTGGTTTTAGCATAACAAGATAAAAGGGCTTGCATGGAGACATCTCTTCAGTGGTGATGCTATGTTAAGTGCAGAGGAAGGTTTTTCCATTGCCTTGAGGGGGAAATACCTTGTGTTGCCTTATGGTGACAGCTGCCACGTGCTGAGCATCACGTCTAACAATTCAGCAGCCATATAGAATTGGAGGGCATAAAATGCAAGGGGGGACAGTGGAGCAATGGAAGCTCCCAGgcgccaagctcttgtgggtgagCTGATTTCATGAGCCAAGGAACTGGGATCCTGGACCATCACCCTCTCAGTGATGGCAGATTATAAATGGGCTGCTGAATGGCACGTGATTGTGATTTTTCATTACTATGAGTCCcattttgctttttattattactttggGAGAGTCTCCAGCTCTTCCCTACCCTGAGCTGCCTATTCCTGCTTTGTGCAAGAGGCTTCCATGTGACTGAaacccagcagttccctgtgtgCTGAGACTGAGGGGATTGGGAGCACCTGGTGGAAAGGACTGGATGGGTAAGGGTGGAGCATCTCAGCACTGTGATTTGATGCTTGCAAGCTCTACTGGATGTGCTGAATGCTGACGTAGTGTGTCAGGAGAGGGTAGGATAATTCTTATATGTGTGTTTGTATGTGTTTTCAATGTTCCCTAGTCTCACAGGCTGAACTAGTTTCAGGAGAACTGTTCAGGCATCATGGGAGCCATGTCAAAAGAGGTAAGGTAGGAATACAGTCATGAAAACTGTTTAAATGATTCTTAAAAGTTGCTTATGCTTGGTTTTTCTAGACCCTGCAAAGGGAGTTTTGCTGCCTTAAAGTCCATACATGGTTTTGCCTTTGTCCTCCACACTTCTTGTAGTTTCTTTACACTATGTGCTAGGTAagctcttttcctcctcagtGCCAGGGCATGAGCAGGCTGGCTAACTATGCTTAGGAAAACTATTTTCAAACATAACCTGTAACTGTCATATTGAACACTCTCCTTCATCCTTCTGCACACAGGCTTTGTTGGCTCATAGTAAGATGGTGAAGAGCAGGAGTCCCAAGACACAGTTTGGAGAGGAAGCTCTCCTGGCACTCCACCTGTGTTTCCAAGGCCAGCAGTAGCAGGGTGCTGTGTTCACTTGTCAAATACTCATAGATCTGATGTGATTGAGGCATGGGCTCAACATGATGCCTCTCTGGTGAATTACTTGGGGTATACAGGATGACCTTTGCAAGTTCTGTAATTTCTGTCACCTTTCTGCCAGCTGTGGGGGCAGTGAATGATCCCAGCTCTGGCATGAAGCCTGCTGATGTTTTGAACAAATATGAACTGACAGAGTGAGTTCATTTTGGGTCAGCATTTCATAGCATTTCTGAGCTGGTATtaggacctttaaagatcactgAAGTGCAACATGAAATACTAAAAAATTTGGGCTCCTACCAGCTCATGGCAGTCACTTTAGTTCCCATTTTAGAAGGAGAACTCCCCAACAGAGCCATTACAGCGATCATGAGTGTCACTGGTTCTGGGGtactgggaaaaagaaagaggcttAAACCAAAACTGGAGCTCTGAAGGCCATTTGTAGAGTGGTCAGTAAAATCAGCTGAAGGATACTGTATTGTTCTGATTCTTTCCTAGCATTTTCCAGTAAGAGTCTGCACTGGCAGGCTTGTTGTCACTTGTTTGTCTACTTTCATGTAAAGAAACATGACTTGCAATGTTAGCAGGGCTGAGAGCAAACACCTCCTGTTTCCCACCTAGGAAAGCTGGCATTCAGCGCTCCATGTCTGCTTTTGCAAGAAGAAGGAGAGTTTCTTTTCAGCACTgccaaaaaaaagtaaaattaattGAACTAAAACTTGGAATGAAATGTGTGATTTGAACTGAGAGGCAGGCTTACAGAATGAAATTTTAAAGtatgcagcacaggaaggatccaACACATTAGATTACAGTAGTGCCGATGAATCGCTAAGGATAACCTATCATAATTTCAATGACACAGGTAGGAGAGAGGAAGatatgcacagaaaaaaaaaatactcagcAATAGTCAGACCAGTTGATGGAAAAACTTGACATGAGCTGGCAgcatgtgcttgcagcccagaaggccaactgtgTCCTGGACTTCATCAAAAGAAggacaagagaggtgattcttctactctgctctcttgAGACcgcacctggaatactgtgtcaggttctggtgcccccagcataaggaggACATGGTACTGCTAgcatgggtccagaggagggccacaaagatgaccatagggctggagcaccttccttATGGGGACAGGTCATGAgggttggagctgttcagcctggagtggAGAAGGTTCCAGGCAGAACTtatagcagtcttccagtacctgaaggggggtctacaaggaagctggtctacaagggcttgtagtaataggatgagagggaatggattgaagcttgaggagagcagatttaaagtggatattaggaataaattctttacagtgagggtggtgaggcactggaacaggttctccaagaaggttgtggatgcctcttccctggaggtgttcaaagccaggttgtatgaggcctggagcagcctagtctagtggaaggtgtccctgcccatggcaggggtgttggaactagataatctttaagctCTCTTCTaaccaaactattctatgaatctgtgaagaTCAGGGCCCctccaaaggaaaaataaaataaaataatgtaatCCAAGTTAAGGGAAAAggaatctcctgcccttggttTCTGCCCATTTGCCATGCTGCTGAAGTGTCTGTGTACATGACATGCTTTTACTGGGCTCCTGTTAGGACACAGTAGTGAGAGAAATGAATTAAACAAAAAGGTCAGAATGAAGTCTTTTGAAGGTCATTATCAGAACTGGCTTCTCATCAATGCAGTACTTGATTGGAGGAAAAGACCCAaaactgcagggctctgctagGTGAGGGGGAAGCTTTAACTGCTTCCTGCTGTTCTGTCATTTTGTGCTAATCCCAGACGGCCCCATTAAATTGATGTCCTCTTTCCCATTTGCTGCCCACAAATCACTCTTCTCCTATTAACATAGGAAGCATTTGCACATGATAGGAAGTCAAGTGGATAAACAGTAAATTTTGAGTTCTTTACTGACTTTAAAAGCTTTTATCTAACCATTATAGTGTTGAATTTTACCCCCTACCCTAGCATTTCATAATACTCAAGTCATAAACTTTATTCACAACTCATGTCTGCCTTAAGAGAATCTTTGCACGAACCACTGTtcccaagcaaagcagcatGAGTCAGCCTGATTTCTGTGTGATAGCTAATTTTTTGCAGCTAATCAGAAGATAAAACAAAGGCTAGGAGTGATGCAGCTGTTCAGGCAATGGGGTATCTTTGCTGACTCTATGTGACACCAAGTGTTGCTGCTGTGGGTTAGGtcaacaaagaaaacaacacaacagCTCTGTTTTCTCAAGACAGCAGTCCTGTAAGAACGTGCCTGGAGCCTGAAAGCTCTGTGGATtgcagagctggtggcagctgagccccagaAAGGTTTTCCTTCACTTTGATGGATGTCTGAACTTACACAGTCTTACAGATTTGTGCATACATACACTCTGCCATCCAGAACTGAATTGTGCCTCAGGTCCTTCCATTGACAGTATTTTACTGAAGTCCCCTTTTACTGTCAGATTAAACTAAAAGATGCTGATTGTGCCCTGGGGTGATATGTGGTCCCCTTTCatacctgctctgcagcacaggcaacTGTAGGTAACTGGACAGTGAATCTAAAACACAACTAGCTAGCTATGGAATACCCTAATAGTGGCCTCACAGTACTGTGACATACCTTGAGAGGGCAGAGTGAGTGAGGACTTTATAATGTACAGTGAGGAAACAAGGAGGGGGCAAAACGAACTTTCTTCTGCTGGCCTTCAAACAATACAGTTCCTTTCACTCCTCCCTATCTCTGCTTCCCTCACTGCAAAagtgggaggaggaagttgaGTGCCTCTACAAATTGCATTGATAAGTGCTGATCAAAAATTCTCTATTGGCAGCAAGTATCAGGAGAAGTACAGTAAAGCCCCATGTTCCTCAGGCAGCTGAGACTGCTGACACACTCTGATACTGATTTCCAACAGCTTTAAATGTCACTAAACTGAGAAAAGTAGCATTCATCCTGAAAACCAGGATGAAAATCAGGATGAAAGTGGTCTCAGATGTAAATCCACGCTTAAATCATTGTAATCTCGGCCGCTTTAGTTCCAACAGAAGTTCCCATAAAACAAACTGGTAactaaaaagtaaataaaaatgcaaaatatcCCCAAAGCAAACGTGTTCCTTGCTTTTAAAACAAGTCCATTTAAATAATGTGAAAATAGGTAAACCAGATTCTATTCTGCTTTGTGTATAAAGATAGATCAATGAAAATATCACAGATTTATCCTGCAGTACTCCCATGAGCGGAGTCACTAGGGAAGCAATTTGTTTCTTGTAGCTAAGACAGGGAGCTTTGAAGTTAGTGAGTCCCTGTCTCTGCAAGTAGCCCATTTAATCTTGAGGAAGAGTATCATATCTAAGTGGGAGCAAGTTATGTGTCTGTGCA is from Dryobates pubescens isolate bDryPub1 chromosome 3, bDryPub1.pri, whole genome shotgun sequence and encodes:
- the BTBD3 gene encoding BTB/POZ domain-containing protein 3, producing MVDEKGKNMKCLTFFLMLPETVKNRSKKNSKKGNSSSSSSSKLPPVCYEIITLKTKKKKKMAADIFPRKKPANTNTTAVQQYHQQNLNNNNTIPAPNWQGLYPTIRERNAVMFNNDLMADVHFVVGPPGGTQRLPGHKYVLAVGSSVFHAMFYGELAEDKDEIRIPDVEPAAFLAMLKYIYCDEIDLAADTVLATLYAAKKYIVPHLARACVNFLETSLSAKNACVLLSQSCLFEEPDLTQRCWEVIDAQAELALKSEGFCDIDFQTLESILRRETLNAKEIVVFEAALNWAEVECQRQELTATIENKRKVLGKALYLIRIPTMALDDFANGAAQSGILTLNETNDIFLWYTAAKKPELQFVSKPRKGLVPQRCHRFQSCAYRSNQWRYRGRCDSIQFAVDKRVFIAGFGLYGSSCGSAEYSAKIELKRQGVILGQNLSKYFSDGSSNTFPVWFEYPVQIEPDTFYTASVILDGNELSYFGQEGMTEVQCGKVTVQFQCSSDSTNGTGVQGGQIPELIFYA